GTGGTCGTTTTTGACGGGCGTCTGATCGTCTGTTGCCGCCATGATAGGTTCCCGGTTTCACCCTCAGCCGAAAAGGTTTTTTTTGTGTCTCGAACCCTTGTTCTTGCTTCGACCAGTCCCTACCGTCAGCAACTGCTGCGCCAGTTGAATCTTCCGTTCACCGCCGTTGCGCCTCAGGGGGAGGAAATCCTTGATCAGCAGGTGGCTCCCGAGTTGCTGGTCAAACATCTGGCCCTGCAAAAAGCCAACAGCATTCGTGACCGTTTTGATGATGCCTTGATTATCGGTTCAGATCAGGTGTTTGTCGATCCGCGCGGCCGTATTCTCGGTAAGCCCGGTGATGCGGCCGGCGCCTGTCGTCAGCTGAAAATGATGGCCGGGCAGACCCATGTTTTTTACACCGGGCTGGCCCTCGTTGACTGCCGCACCGTCCAGACGCTGGTGGACTATGTGACCTTTTCCGTGACCCTGCGCCCGCTGACCACGGAGCAGATCGGCTATTATGTTGAGCAGGAGAAACCCTGGGATTGTGCCGGGTCCTTCAAGATTGAGGGGCTGGGTATTTCGCTGATGGAGCGGATGGCGGGGGACGACTACTCCAGTCTGATTGGTTTGCCGCTGATTCGTTTAACGACCATGTTGGCCGAGTGCGGTGTCGATGTTCTGGCGCCCCGGCCCCGAGTGTGTCGCTGATAACTTTTCCGCCGTCCTGATTGGGACGACGTTTTCTTACTCTGGAACACTGCCCTATGGAACACGCGAATTTCGTTCATCTTCACCTGCACAGTCAATACAGCCTGCTCGACGGCGCGATTAAGATCCCAGATCTGATTGCCCGGGTTAAGGAATATAAAATGCCGGCGGTGGCGATCACCGACCACGGCAATATGTTCGGTGCCATGGAGTTTTACACCAAGGCCACCGCCGCCGGCGTGAAGCCGATCATCGGCTGTGAGGTGTATGTTGCGCCAGGCCGACGCACGGAAAAAAGCAATGCGCGTGGCTCATCGGAAGCGTCTTACCACCTGGTGTTGTTGTGTCAGAACAAAATCGGCTACCGCAACCTGTGTTATCTGGTCTCCACCGCCTATCGCGAAGGGTTTTACTACAAACCACGCATCGACTGGGATCTGCTCACCGAATACAACGAAGGGCTGATCGCCATGAGTGCCTGCCTGGGCGGCGAAATTCCCACCCTGATTAATCTGGGACGCCCCGACGATGCCCTGGCTCGTGCCGAGCAGATGGCTCAGGTGTTTGACGATGATCGCTTTTATCTGGAACTGCAGGAGAATAATATTCCCGAGCAGACCACAGCCAATG
This region of uncultured Desulfuromonas sp. genomic DNA includes:
- a CDS encoding Maf family protein, coding for MSRTLVLASTSPYRQQLLRQLNLPFTAVAPQGEEILDQQVAPELLVKHLALQKANSIRDRFDDALIIGSDQVFVDPRGRILGKPGDAAGACRQLKMMAGQTHVFYTGLALVDCRTVQTLVDYVTFSVTLRPLTTEQIGYYVEQEKPWDCAGSFKIEGLGISLMERMAGDDYSSLIGLPLIRLTTMLAECGVDVLAPRPRVCR